A genomic segment from Bradyrhizobium sp. ISRA430 encodes:
- a CDS encoding response regulator, which produces MAIPSPNILVVEDDRETRTLIAKYLRNNACNVTAVSDGREMSRAMADHRVDLIILDVMLPGEDGLSLCRKVRSEAQTPIIMLTARGEDVDRIVGLEMGADDYLPKPFNPRELLARINAVLRRQAAAQAASSIEGASTLTFEGWRIDLRLRELRNPEGARVAVTSAEFDLLRTFCERPGRVLSRDSLLDLTQGRNTGSFERSIDVLVSRIRRKIEPNPQDPTIIKTVRSGGYLFTPRTEAIRTEAMRTEAVTTPLSN; this is translated from the coding sequence ATGGCCATTCCCTCGCCCAACATCCTGGTCGTCGAGGACGACCGCGAAACCCGGACGTTGATTGCGAAGTACCTGCGCAACAACGCCTGCAACGTCACCGCCGTCAGCGACGGCCGCGAGATGTCGCGCGCCATGGCCGACCACCGCGTCGACCTCATCATCCTCGACGTCATGCTGCCCGGCGAGGACGGCCTCAGCCTGTGCCGCAAGGTGCGCTCGGAGGCGCAGACGCCGATCATCATGCTGACCGCGCGCGGCGAGGACGTCGATCGCATCGTCGGCCTCGAGATGGGCGCCGACGACTACCTGCCGAAGCCGTTCAATCCGCGCGAGCTGCTCGCCCGCATCAACGCGGTGCTGCGCCGCCAGGCGGCGGCCCAGGCCGCAAGCTCGATCGAAGGCGCAAGCACGCTGACTTTCGAGGGCTGGCGCATCGACCTGCGCCTGCGCGAACTACGCAATCCCGAGGGCGCGCGCGTCGCGGTGACCAGCGCCGAGTTTGACCTGCTCAGGACATTCTGCGAGCGGCCCGGCCGCGTGCTCTCGCGCGACAGCCTGCTCGACCTCACACAGGGGCGCAACACCGGTTCGTTCGAGCGCTCCATCGACGTGCTGGTCAGTCGCATCCGCCGCAAGATCGAGCCCAATCCGCAGGACCCGACCATCATCAAGACGGTCCGCTCCGGCGGCTATTTGTTCACGCCAAGAACTGAAGCAATAAGAACTGAAGCAATGCGAACGGAAGCGGTCACGACGCCCCTGAGCAACTAA
- a CDS encoding mismatch-specific DNA-glycosylase yields MPDTTLERLPDQLRENLRLVFVGTAASTRSARDGHYYAHPGNRFWRAIHEAGITPRRYQPSEFAALLDFGIGFTDLSKSGAGMDRQIEAASIDVPGFRAKIEKYRPRTIAFTSKKAASLFYGRPSGVISLGRQQADAQFPDVFVLASPSGAASGHWTLEPWRDLAAWIAA; encoded by the coding sequence GTGCCTGACACGACGCTCGAACGACTCCCGGACCAGCTCCGCGAAAACCTTCGCCTCGTTTTCGTCGGTACCGCCGCAAGCACACGATCAGCGCGGGATGGGCACTACTACGCCCATCCCGGCAACCGGTTCTGGCGGGCGATCCATGAGGCCGGGATCACACCGCGGCGCTATCAGCCGAGTGAGTTCGCGGCGCTGTTAGATTTCGGGATCGGCTTCACCGATCTCTCCAAGTCGGGCGCCGGGATGGATCGCCAGATCGAGGCAGCATCGATCGACGTGCCGGGCTTCAGGGCCAAGATCGAGAAGTATCGCCCGAGGACCATTGCGTTCACGAGCAAGAAGGCGGCGAGCCTGTTTTATGGCAGGCCGTCCGGCGTGATTTCGCTGGGGCGGCAGCAGGCTGACGCGCAATTTCCCGACGTGTTCGTGCTCGCCTCCCCATCCGGCGCCGCGTCCGGCCATTGGACGCTGGAGCCGTGGCGTGACCTTGCGGCGTGGATTGCAGCGTAG
- a CDS encoding RidA family protein, giving the protein MPIQHFAPPPHVKAPPLSFATRVGDLLFISGIPGFDADGALPDGFEAQFGNVVINIKRVLTEAGATFRDLVKVNVLLTRASDVATMNALYAGAFGPPPYPARTTCVVQALPNSKMLIEIEAVASLAK; this is encoded by the coding sequence ATGCCGATCCAGCATTTTGCGCCCCCGCCGCATGTCAAGGCGCCGCCGCTGTCGTTCGCCACGCGTGTCGGCGATCTCCTGTTCATCTCGGGCATTCCCGGCTTCGATGCCGACGGCGCGCTGCCTGACGGTTTCGAAGCGCAATTCGGCAACGTCGTCATCAACATCAAGCGTGTGTTGACCGAGGCCGGCGCGACGTTCCGCGATCTCGTCAAGGTCAACGTGCTGCTGACGCGCGCCTCCGACGTCGCGACGATGAACGCGCTCTATGCCGGCGCGTTCGGCCCGCCGCCCTATCCGGCGCGCACCACCTGCGTGGTGCAGGCCCTGCCGAACTCGAAGATGTTGATCGAGATCGAGGCGGTGGCGTCGCTGGCCAAGTGA
- a CDS encoding VOC family protein, whose product MTSITPFLWFDNNVPEAVAFYKSVFPNAKVETVSDFMAVFELEGQRFNALNGGPQHRFNEAVSFFISVETQEQVDYFWSRLTAYGGEESRCGWLKDRFGLSWQVIPTALGRYLGDPDRTKAGRVMQAMMQMKKIVIADLDRAYAG is encoded by the coding sequence ATGACTTCCATCACGCCGTTTCTCTGGTTCGACAACAACGTCCCGGAAGCCGTCGCTTTCTACAAATCGGTGTTTCCCAACGCCAAGGTCGAGACCGTCAGCGACTTCATGGCGGTGTTCGAGCTGGAAGGGCAGCGCTTCAACGCCCTCAATGGCGGGCCGCAACACCGCTTCAACGAGGCGGTGTCGTTCTTCATCAGCGTCGAGACGCAGGAGCAGGTGGATTATTTCTGGAGCCGGCTCACCGCGTACGGCGGTGAAGAATCCAGGTGCGGCTGGCTCAAGGACAGGTTCGGCCTGTCCTGGCAGGTGATCCCGACCGCGCTCGGCCGCTACCTCGGCGACCCCGACCGCACCAAGGCGGGTCGCGTCATGCAGGCCATGATGCAGATGAAGAAGATCGTGATCGCGGATCTGGATCGGGCGTATGCGGGGTGA
- the thiS gene encoding sulfur carrier protein ThiS, which yields MRLIINGEQREVTSASVDALLAELDYEGTHFAIALNYDVVPKSRWAETELKAGDEIEIITPRQGG from the coding sequence ATGCGTTTGATAATCAACGGCGAGCAACGCGAGGTGACTTCTGCAAGCGTGGACGCGCTACTGGCCGAGCTCGACTACGAAGGCACGCATTTCGCGATCGCGCTGAACTACGATGTGGTCCCGAAAAGCCGCTGGGCCGAGACAGAGCTCAAGGCCGGCGACGAGATCGAGATCATCACGCCGCGGCAAGGAGGGTGA
- the thiC gene encoding phosphomethylpyrimidine synthase ThiC: protein MNIRSNPKKTVPAVTTGPLPSSRKIFATPEAAPDVRVPLREIILSEGAGEPNLPVYDTSGPYTDPSVTIDVNAGLSRNRKAWVLERGGVEEYEGRTIKPEDNGGVSTEKAARAFSAYHKPLRGLDGHKVTQLEFARAGIITKEMIYVAERENLGRKQQLERAEGALADGESFGASVPAFITPEFVRSEIARGRAIIPSNINHSELEPMIIGRNFLTKINANIGNSAVTSSVEEEVEKMVWAIRWGADTVMDLSTGRNIHTTREWILRNSPVPIGTVPIYQALEKCNGDPVALTWELYKDTLIEQCEQGVDYFTIHAGVRLQYIHLTANRVTGIVSRGGSIMAKWCLAHHKESFLYTHFDEICDIMRKYDVSFSLGDGLRPGSIADANDRAQFAELETLGELTKIAWDKGCQVMIEGPGHIPMHKIKINVDKQLKECGEAPFYTLGPLTTDIAPGYDHITSGIGAAMIGWFGCAMLCYVTPKEHLGLPDRNDVKTGVITYKIAAHAADLAKGHPAAQLRDDALSRARFEFRWTDQFNLGLDPDTAKSFHDETLPKEAHKVAHFCSMCGPKFCSMKITQDVRDYAATLNDPTAVGASMAGTIEDGMAKMSEKFKEMGSNVYLDAEKVKESNRAL, encoded by the coding sequence ATGAACATCCGCTCCAACCCGAAAAAGACCGTGCCCGCCGTCACCACCGGCCCGCTGCCCTCCTCGCGCAAGATCTTTGCGACGCCCGAGGCCGCGCCTGACGTGCGCGTGCCGCTGCGCGAGATCATTCTCTCCGAAGGCGCAGGCGAGCCGAACCTGCCGGTCTACGATACTTCGGGTCCCTACACCGATCCGAGCGTGACGATCGACGTCAACGCCGGCCTCTCCCGCAACCGCAAGGCCTGGGTGCTGGAGCGCGGCGGCGTTGAGGAATATGAGGGCCGCACGATCAAGCCGGAGGACAATGGCGGCGTCTCCACCGAGAAGGCCGCGCGTGCGTTTAGCGCCTATCACAAGCCGCTGCGCGGCCTCGACGGCCACAAGGTGACGCAGCTCGAATTCGCCCGTGCCGGCATCATCACCAAGGAGATGATCTACGTCGCCGAGCGCGAGAATCTCGGCCGGAAGCAGCAGCTCGAACGTGCCGAGGGCGCACTTGCCGACGGCGAAAGCTTCGGCGCTTCGGTGCCCGCCTTCATCACGCCGGAGTTCGTCCGCAGCGAGATCGCGCGCGGCCGCGCCATCATCCCCTCCAACATCAATCACTCCGAGCTTGAGCCGATGATCATCGGCCGCAACTTCCTGACCAAGATCAACGCCAACATCGGCAACTCGGCGGTGACCTCGTCGGTCGAGGAAGAGGTCGAGAAGATGGTGTGGGCGATCCGCTGGGGCGCCGACACCGTGATGGATCTCTCGACGGGCCGCAACATCCACACCACCCGCGAATGGATCCTGCGCAACTCGCCGGTGCCGATCGGCACCGTGCCGATCTACCAGGCGCTGGAGAAGTGCAACGGCGATCCGGTGGCGCTCACCTGGGAGCTCTACAAGGACACGCTGATCGAGCAGTGCGAGCAGGGCGTCGACTACTTCACCATCCACGCCGGCGTCCGCCTGCAGTACATCCACCTCACCGCCAATCGCGTCACCGGCATCGTCTCGCGCGGCGGTTCGATCATGGCCAAGTGGTGCCTGGCGCATCACAAGGAGAGCTTCCTCTATACCCATTTCGACGAGATCTGCGACATCATGCGCAAGTATGACGTCTCGTTCTCGCTCGGCGACGGCCTGCGCCCGGGCTCGATCGCCGATGCCAACGACCGCGCGCAGTTTGCCGAGCTCGAGACGCTCGGCGAGCTCACCAAGATCGCATGGGACAAGGGCTGCCAGGTCATGATCGAAGGCCCCGGCCATATCCCGATGCACAAGATCAAGATCAACGTCGACAAGCAGCTCAAGGAGTGCGGCGAGGCGCCGTTCTACACCCTCGGGCCGCTGACCACCGACATCGCGCCGGGCTATGACCACATCACCTCAGGCATCGGTGCTGCCATGATCGGCTGGTTCGGCTGCGCCATGCTCTGCTACGTCACCCCGAAGGAGCATCTCGGCCTGCCCGACCGCAACGACGTCAAGACCGGCGTCATCACCTACAAGATCGCCGCCCACGCCGCCGATCTCGCCAAGGGCCACCCGGCCGCCCAGCTTCGCGACGACGCGCTCTCGCGCGCCCGTTTCGAATTCCGCTGGACCGACCAGTTCAACCTCGGCCTCGATCCCGACACCGCAAAGAGCTTCCACGACGAGACCCTGCCGAAGGAAGCCCACAAGGTCGCCCATTTCTGCTCGATGTGCGGCCCGAAGTTCTGCTCGATGAAGATCACGCAGGACGTGCGCGACTACGCCGCGACGCTGAACGATCCGACCGCCGTCGGCGCATCGATGGCCGGCACCATCGAGGATGGGATGGCGAAGATGAGCGAGAAGTTCAAGGAGATGGGCAGCAACGTGTATCTGGATGCGGAGAAGGTGAAGGAGAGCAATCGGGCGCTGTGA
- a CDS encoding FAD-dependent oxidoreductase: MYQTTKRPDSPVSIIGAGIAGAWQALLFAQAGHTVTLHERGDAGMTDSTSHWAGGMLAPYCEAEVAEPIISRLGLRALDIWRRELPDTPFNGSLVVAHPRERNDFERFARMTEGHRRLDAAGLAALEPSLEGRFREALFFPTEGHVEPRRVLPKLHERIRAAGGTIRFSSDVSSKDLDGIVIDCRGLAAREEQSELRGVKGEMILIETSEVQLARPVRLIHPRWPLYVIPREDNLFMLGATSIEAEDTGVSVRSALELLGAAYAVHPAFGEARIVEFGSGLRPAYPDNLPRIGVRGDRIAINGLYRHGFLIAPALAELTLAYVERGQIDNEVMQCG; this comes from the coding sequence ATGTACCAGACCACCAAGCGACCGGATTCTCCGGTATCCATCATCGGCGCAGGCATTGCTGGAGCTTGGCAGGCGCTTTTGTTCGCGCAGGCCGGCCACACCGTGACTCTACACGAGCGCGGTGACGCCGGGATGACCGACTCCACCAGCCATTGGGCCGGCGGCATGCTCGCACCCTATTGCGAGGCGGAGGTCGCCGAGCCCATCATCAGCCGGCTCGGCCTGCGCGCCCTCGATATCTGGCGGCGCGAACTGCCGGACACTCCGTTCAACGGCTCCCTCGTCGTGGCGCATCCGCGCGAGCGCAACGATTTCGAGCGCTTTGCGCGGATGACCGAGGGCCATCGGCGGCTCGATGCCGCCGGCCTCGCCGCGCTCGAGCCATCACTCGAGGGCCGCTTCCGCGAGGCGCTGTTCTTCCCGACCGAGGGCCATGTCGAGCCGCGCCGGGTGCTGCCAAAACTGCACGAGCGCATCCGCGCCGCCGGCGGCACTATCAGGTTTTCCAGCGACGTCAGCAGCAAAGATCTCGACGGCATCGTGATCGACTGCCGCGGCCTCGCCGCGCGCGAGGAACAATCGGAGCTGCGCGGCGTCAAGGGCGAGATGATCCTGATCGAGACCAGCGAGGTGCAGCTTGCGCGCCCCGTGCGGCTGATCCATCCGCGCTGGCCGCTCTACGTCATTCCGCGCGAGGACAACCTGTTCATGCTTGGCGCAACCTCGATCGAGGCCGAGGACACCGGCGTCAGCGTGCGCTCCGCGCTGGAGCTGCTCGGCGCGGCCTATGCGGTGCATCCGGCCTTCGGCGAGGCCCGCATCGTCGAATTCGGCTCCGGCCTTCGCCCCGCCTATCCTGACAACCTGCCGCGCATTGGTGTTCGCGGCGACAGGATCGCGATCAACGGGCTCTACCGCCACGGCTTCCTGATCGCACCGGCGCTAGCCGAACTGACGCTCGCCTATGTCGAGCGCGGCCAGATCGACAATGAGGTGATGCAATGCGGGTGA
- a CDS encoding glutathione S-transferase family protein, whose translation MLTLYSYPELFGVADNNGYGLKVYAFLKLAGVPFVHEHVFDASAAPRRQLPYVVDNGETIGDSETIIAHAIAKYRLTIDAALSPDQRRTNHLVTRMLDDLYWVMSYSRWQDDRYFPAFRDAFIAQHPRINAEGLERAKAYNAQRYHFQGIGRYTPEQAYARGLTDLKVLAEIVPAHGFVHGAMPTSIDAGIYGFVANIYFFPIPTPLKAFVDAHENLVAHCARIHAAVGKS comes from the coding sequence ATGCTGACCCTCTACTCCTACCCCGAACTTTTCGGTGTCGCCGACAACAACGGCTATGGCCTCAAGGTCTACGCTTTCCTGAAGCTGGCGGGCGTGCCCTTCGTGCACGAGCACGTGTTCGACGCCTCCGCCGCGCCGCGCAGGCAGCTTCCTTATGTCGTCGATAACGGCGAGACCATTGGCGACAGCGAGACGATCATCGCGCACGCAATCGCAAAATATCGCCTGACCATCGATGCCGCGCTTTCGCCGGACCAGCGCCGGACTAATCATTTGGTCACGCGCATGCTCGACGATCTCTACTGGGTGATGTCGTATTCGCGCTGGCAGGACGATCGCTACTTTCCGGCGTTCCGCGACGCCTTCATCGCGCAGCATCCGCGGATCAATGCCGAGGGGCTGGAGAGGGCGAAGGCCTACAACGCGCAGCGCTATCATTTCCAGGGCATCGGCCGCTACACGCCCGAGCAGGCTTACGCGCGGGGCCTCACTGACCTGAAGGTGCTGGCCGAGATCGTGCCCGCGCACGGCTTCGTCCATGGAGCGATGCCGACCAGCATCGATGCCGGCATCTACGGCTTCGTCGCCAACATCTATTTCTTCCCGATACCGACGCCGCTGAAGGCGTTCGTCGATGCCCACGAGAATCTCGTCGCGCATTGCGCGAGGATTCATGCGGCGGTCGGAAAATCGTAG
- a CDS encoding ATP-binding protein encodes MNPFGFFHLKGIGGQIAALVLASTVALHLVVTTAFLISRPDRPDTPPDGGHQLADAALLLASASGSERPRLMSDLTRAFPRLGIETVAPGTARIVEDSESAHLHGMRRHLGRAYKVVQLAPDGGMHRVGVELPDGTMIAGRVDNGPRPWFWGGPWLMTLMTAFICVTVLGLWAARALATPLSSFAKAAENFSLDGTSEPLPERGPEEIRQVARALNRMHERIARLMSDRTRMLAAISHDLRTPITRLRLRAEFIEDEGNRKRMLIDLDQMRSMLESVLSLLRNDRKVEAVTLVDVASTLQLIADQFGDMGHVVHYDGPASATAAARPDDLHRGITNLVENAVRFGAEVTIRLDVESTLFRIDVEDDGPGISDARKQEMLEPFVRGDDARTMDDSTGFGLGLSIARAIALAHGGELSLHDRDPHGLIVRIQLPMWQQPRLAA; translated from the coding sequence ATGAATCCGTTCGGGTTCTTCCACCTCAAGGGTATCGGCGGACAGATCGCCGCGCTCGTCCTGGCTTCGACGGTTGCGCTCCATCTCGTCGTCACCACCGCCTTCCTGATCAGCCGTCCGGACCGCCCCGACACGCCGCCCGACGGCGGCCATCAGCTTGCGGACGCCGCGCTGCTGCTCGCGTCCGCAAGCGGGAGCGAGCGGCCGCGCCTCATGAGCGATCTCACACGCGCGTTCCCCAGGCTCGGCATCGAGACGGTGGCGCCCGGCACGGCGAGGATAGTCGAGGACAGCGAAAGTGCGCACCTGCACGGAATGCGCCGTCATCTCGGTCGTGCCTACAAGGTGGTGCAACTCGCCCCGGACGGCGGCATGCATCGCGTCGGCGTGGAGCTACCCGACGGCACCATGATCGCGGGCCGCGTCGACAACGGTCCGCGGCCGTGGTTCTGGGGCGGGCCGTGGCTGATGACGCTGATGACCGCCTTCATCTGCGTCACCGTGCTCGGGCTGTGGGCGGCGCGTGCGCTGGCGACCCCGCTGTCGTCCTTCGCCAAGGCCGCCGAGAATTTCAGCCTGGACGGGACGTCCGAGCCGCTGCCCGAGCGCGGCCCCGAGGAGATCCGCCAGGTCGCGCGCGCGCTCAACCGCATGCATGAGCGGATCGCACGGCTGATGTCCGATCGCACCCGGATGCTGGCGGCGATCAGCCACGATCTGCGCACCCCGATCACGCGCTTACGGCTGCGCGCCGAGTTCATCGAGGACGAAGGCAACCGCAAGCGCATGCTGATCGATCTCGACCAGATGCGCTCGATGCTGGAGTCCGTGCTGTCGCTGCTGCGCAACGACCGCAAGGTCGAGGCGGTGACGCTGGTCGACGTCGCGAGCACGCTGCAGCTCATCGCTGACCAGTTCGGCGACATGGGCCACGTCGTGCATTATGACGGCCCGGCATCGGCAACCGCCGCGGCACGTCCCGACGACCTCCACCGCGGCATCACCAACCTCGTCGAGAATGCGGTGCGCTTCGGCGCCGAAGTGACGATCCGGCTCGATGTCGAGAGCACCCTTTTCAGGATCGATGTCGAGGACGACGGCCCCGGCATTTCGGATGCGCGCAAGCAGGAGATGCTGGAGCCGTTCGTGCGCGGCGACGACGCGCGCACCATGGACGACTCGACCGGGTTCGGGCTTGGCCTGTCGATTGCGCGCGCGATCGCGCTCGCGCATGGCGGCGAGCTGTCACTGCACGATCGCGATCCGCACGGGCTGATCGTGCGGATTCAATTGCCGATGTGGCAGCAGCCGCGGCTCGCGGCGTAA
- a CDS encoding thiamine phosphate synthase, protein MPYPDPFYPVVDSLKWVERLTKLGVGTIQLRAKNLNDADALQIVSDALAVTKGTQAKLVVNDYWRAAIVAGAQHLHLGQEDLADADVKAIREAGLTLGVSTHDDDELAAALAVKPDYVALGPIFFTTLKSMRFEPQGIPKITEWKKRVGNIPLVAIGGIKFEHAAEIFAAGADSIAVVSDVTQNADPDARVRQWLGLSVEAA, encoded by the coding sequence ATGCCGTATCCTGATCCCTTCTATCCCGTCGTCGACAGCCTCAAATGGGTCGAGCGCCTGACCAAGCTCGGCGTCGGTACGATTCAGTTGCGCGCCAAGAACCTCAACGACGCCGACGCGCTCCAGATCGTCAGCGACGCGCTGGCGGTGACGAAGGGCACGCAGGCAAAACTCGTGGTGAACGATTACTGGCGTGCGGCGATCGTCGCCGGCGCGCAGCATCTGCATCTCGGCCAGGAGGACCTGGCCGACGCCGATGTGAAAGCCATCCGCGAGGCCGGGCTGACGCTCGGCGTCTCCACACACGATGACGACGAGCTCGCCGCCGCGCTCGCGGTCAAGCCCGACTATGTCGCGCTCGGACCGATCTTCTTCACCACGCTGAAGTCGATGCGCTTCGAGCCGCAGGGCATTCCGAAGATCACCGAATGGAAGAAGCGCGTCGGCAACATCCCGCTGGTCGCGATCGGCGGCATCAAGTTCGAGCACGCCGCGGAGATTTTTGCCGCAGGCGCCGATTCCATCGCCGTCGTCAGCGACGTCACCCAGAACGCCGATCCCGATGCCCGGGTGCGGCAGTGGCTCGGCCTTTCCGTGGAGGCGGCGTGA
- a CDS encoding thiazole synthase: protein MVTFYGKQFASRLLIGSALYPSPAIMQAAIRASGAGIVTVSLRREAAGGKTGDAFWNLIRELDVAVLPNTAGCRSVREAVTTAKLARELFATSWIKLEVIADNDTLQPDVVGLVEAATILIKDGFEVFPYCTEDLSVANRLVDAGCKVVMPWAAPIGSARGITNRDALKLLRERLPDITLVVDAGLGAPSHAAQALELGYDAVLLNTAIAKAADPVAMANAFRLGVEAGRTAYEAGLMDARDFASPSTPVVGTPFWHAVS from the coding sequence ATGGTGACCTTCTACGGCAAGCAATTCGCCTCCCGCCTCCTGATCGGCAGCGCGCTGTATCCCTCGCCGGCGATCATGCAGGCGGCGATCCGCGCATCTGGCGCCGGCATCGTCACGGTATCGCTGCGGCGCGAAGCGGCCGGCGGCAAGACCGGGGACGCCTTCTGGAATCTGATCCGTGAGCTCGACGTCGCCGTGCTGCCGAACACCGCCGGCTGCCGCAGCGTGCGCGAGGCGGTGACGACGGCAAAGCTCGCGCGCGAACTGTTTGCTACGTCCTGGATCAAGCTCGAGGTGATCGCCGACAACGACACGCTGCAGCCCGATGTCGTTGGCCTCGTCGAAGCCGCCACCATCCTGATCAAGGACGGCTTTGAGGTGTTCCCCTATTGCACCGAGGATCTCTCGGTCGCAAATCGCCTCGTCGATGCCGGCTGCAAGGTGGTGATGCCATGGGCCGCGCCAATCGGCTCGGCCCGCGGCATCACCAACCGCGATGCGCTGAAGCTTCTGCGCGAGCGGCTGCCGGATATCACGCTGGTGGTCGATGCCGGTCTCGGCGCGCCCAGCCACGCGGCGCAGGCGCTCGAGCTCGGCTACGACGCCGTGCTGCTCAACACCGCAATCGCAAAGGCCGCCGATCCCGTCGCGATGGCCAATGCCTTCCGTCTCGGCGTCGAGGCCGGCCGCACTGCTTACGAGGCCGGGCTGATGGACGCCCGCGACTTCGCCTCCCCCTCCACCCCTGTCGTTGGGACCCCGTTCTGGCATGCCGTATCCTGA
- a CDS encoding transglycosylase SLT domain-containing protein: MKIFYIAALAAAGLMLAQTANAGESEYAEMVAAHARANGVPEALVHRVIMRESRYQPSLIGRGGTIGLMQIKLATARGVGYTGDAAGLRDPNTNLTYAVKYLAGAYHAANGDHARAIRYYAGGYYYAAKRQRQDQHQQVVQQASSETLLEPNGNPQPMFGAPPHRKLAQGVRNARAQELK, encoded by the coding sequence ATGAAAATTTTTTATATTGCTGCGCTCGCGGCGGCCGGATTGATGCTGGCGCAGACGGCAAATGCCGGTGAAAGCGAATACGCCGAGATGGTCGCAGCGCATGCCCGCGCCAATGGCGTGCCGGAAGCGCTGGTGCACCGCGTCATCATGCGCGAGAGCCGGTATCAGCCGAGCCTAATCGGCCGCGGCGGCACGATCGGGCTAATGCAGATCAAGCTCGCGACCGCCCGCGGGGTCGGCTACACCGGCGATGCCGCCGGCCTGCGCGACCCCAACACCAATCTCACCTACGCCGTAAAATATCTCGCAGGTGCCTATCACGCCGCCAATGGCGATCACGCGCGAGCCATTCGTTATTATGCAGGCGGCTATTACTATGCCGCAAAGCGGCAGCGGCAAGACCAACACCAGCAGGTGGTGCAACAGGCGAGCAGCGAGACCCTGCTCGAGCCGAACGGCAATCCGCAGCCGATGTTCGGCGCGCCGCCGCACCGGAAGCTGGCGCAGGGCGTGCGCAACGCGCGGGCGCAGGAGCTGAAGTAA
- a CDS encoding J domain-containing protein: protein MMERLEPWKIALERLRSADSADWAEAGRLVAEIARMSTDTMLRQAAEQALPVLRQAVDNDDDSVTLAAQRRVGVILEVIHDLTAPRFGRRNALPKKLSNEERARRTLGLPLAVQLTCEDINQAYRRAAKGMHPDQGGSAQAFIDLAAARDILIHPGAHKDAG, encoded by the coding sequence ATGATGGAACGACTTGAACCTTGGAAAATCGCCCTCGAACGCCTGCGGTCGGCGGACTCTGCCGACTGGGCGGAGGCGGGCCGGCTCGTGGCCGAGATCGCGCGGATGAGCACCGACACGATGCTGCGCCAGGCGGCCGAGCAGGCGCTTCCGGTGCTGCGCCAGGCCGTGGACAATGACGATGACAGCGTCACGCTGGCAGCCCAACGCCGCGTCGGCGTGATCCTCGAGGTCATCCACGATCTGACCGCGCCGCGCTTCGGGCGCCGCAACGCGCTGCCGAAAAAGCTCTCCAACGAGGAGCGCGCCCGCAGGACGCTCGGCCTGCCGCTCGCCGTGCAGCTCACCTGCGAGGACATCAACCAGGCCTATCGCCGCGCCGCCAAGGGCATGCATCCCGATCAGGGTGGCAGTGCGCAGGCCTTCATCGACCTCGCCGCCGCGCGGGACATCCTGATCCATCCTGGCGCGCACAAGGACGCGGGATAG
- a CDS encoding PRC-barrel domain-containing protein encodes MLIKSIAAGLAGTALLATVAFAQSPTATGDKAPTASATTTSASNEWRASKMAGLRVYNDSNENIGSINDLLMDKSGAIKMAVIGVGGFLGMGEHLVAIPYEKLKFSEEAVAYNTGTGTSPTGAKPPASTTTGAATGTDKTAAAPAKSSKWYPDHAVFNASKDDLKNMPEFKYSE; translated from the coding sequence ATGTTGATCAAATCGATCGCGGCCGGCCTCGCCGGGACCGCGTTGCTTGCGACCGTCGCGTTTGCACAATCGCCGACCGCCACCGGCGACAAGGCTCCGACTGCGTCCGCGACGACCACATCGGCGTCGAACGAGTGGCGTGCATCGAAGATGGCAGGCCTGAGGGTCTATAACGACTCCAACGAGAACATCGGCTCGATCAACGACCTGCTGATGGACAAGAGCGGCGCCATCAAGATGGCCGTGATCGGCGTCGGCGGCTTCCTCGGCATGGGCGAGCATCTGGTCGCCATACCCTACGAGAAGCTGAAGTTCTCCGAAGAGGCCGTGGCCTACAACACCGGCACCGGCACGAGCCCGACTGGTGCCAAGCCCCCGGCCTCCACGACGACGGGCGCTGCAACCGGCACCGACAAGACCGCTGCGGCTCCGGCCAAGTCGTCGAAGTGGTATCCGGATCACGCCGTGTTCAACGCGAGCAAGGACGATCTGAAGAACATGCCCGAGTTCAAGTACTCGGAGTAA